The following are encoded together in the Anoplopoma fimbria isolate UVic2021 breed Golden Eagle Sablefish chromosome 13, Afim_UVic_2022, whole genome shotgun sequence genome:
- the cldn26 gene encoding putative claudin-24, with translation MVLLTPKMMQRTALFVTFGGLVTSLITTFLPLWKTMNSDLNEVENWFSGLWHTCLYTEEVGIQCKAYDSIMGLPMDLQISRVLMLVSVGTGGVALLAAFPGLEGVGMCLGQPGLKRRLLILGGVLSWLSGLTTLAPVSFVAYVTVVDFWDEGFPDVMPRWEYGEAMFSGWFGGLALVIGGTLFFVAVCMGDHDQRPPSVPNSPQAKPRTKHYLKTEVL, from the coding sequence ATGGTTTTACTGACACCTAAAATGATGCAGAGGACTGCACTCTTTGTGACGTTTGGAGGTTTGGTCACTTCTCTCATCACCACTTTCCTTCCACTGTGGAAGACGATGAACTCTGACCTGAACGAAGTGGAGAACTGGTTCTCTGGCCTCTGGCACACCTGCCTTTACACAGAGGAGGTGGGAATTCAGTGTAAGGCCTATGACTCCATCATGGGGCTGCCGATGGACCTGCAGATCTCCAGGGTGCTCATGTTGGTGTCTGTGGGCACTGGAGGTGTAGCTCTGCTGGCTGCCTTCCCAGGTCTGGAGGGGGTCGGGATGTGTTTGGGGCAGCCTGGCCTGAAGAGACGGCTCCTCATCCTCGGAGGGGTGCTGTCCTGGCTGTCGGGGCTCACCACTCTGGCTCCCGTCTCTTTTGTGGCTTACGTAACTGTTGTGGACTTCTGGGACGAGGGCTTCCCCGATGTGATGCCCCGCTGGGAGTATGGAGAGGCGATGTTCTCTGGATGGTTTGGAGGTCTGGCTCTGGTCATCGGAGGGACTCTTTTCTTTGTCGCTGTATGCATGGGGGACCACGACCAGAGGCCACCAAGTGTGCCAAACAGCCCGCAGGCGAAGCCCAGGACAAAGCACTACCTAAAGACAGAGGTTTTATAG